One Arachis hypogaea cultivar Tifrunner chromosome 18, arahy.Tifrunner.gnm2.J5K5, whole genome shotgun sequence genomic window, tgtGACTATTCAATAAAACATAACACATAAAAAATTAACCTTCATTTTATCAAAGGAGAAAATATTATATGACTAAAacataaatgaaccgaaatttattttaataaacaccAAAACTTTTATCATCCTTTTCCGGGATAATTTATGTCCTGTGCATGATAAACACTGGAGCTTGACTGAATCATTAATCCACCATCTAAAAGGTTCAACTGCAAAAGAAGTAAATTATATATTAGCAAATTTATTAACATGCACAAACACATTTTTCCTAATCAAAAGCAAATCAATGTTACCTCACTTAtaattgcctttttctttttcaattctttgatGCATTTGCGatcctttttttttcatattcgATCCCAGTCTATTCTTGGAACGTCATCTTGTTCTAACATGTGGAAAACTTTGATGGTCGTTAACATCATTCAACGTAACGTCTTCGTGAGATAACGAACATTTACCTTTACTTTTGGCTTGATATTCTTGCATCTCAACCATGACATCATTAAAAGTTCGATGCAAAATTTCAGTCAACTCCTCATATTCTGATGTAAATTCACAAATATTGTGCAAGCGAAACACCAAATCGTCAAATCTCTTGCTTCTTAGCTTTAATAAAGGCTTGTTTTGGCTGCTCTTGATATGTGTGTGCCTTCTCTTTACGTTCTTACCCCAACGTTCTAATATATATTTCGGTGCCACTTTATTTACTCACTCAAAGATTAAGGCACTCATGGAATGATGACACAGTATACCCCTTGACTTAAACAATAAGCACTGGCACTTTACTTCACGTGATATCACATCATATGTAAcaacaaacttgttgaatgttgagttaGAAACCTACTCTACAACTTCATATGCCATAAAACTTAGAGCAGATTGCgttgatcttgtgatgcaattcacctTTTCTCTAAATTGTACTTGAACTTCCCTGAACTTCTCGTTAGTATACACGTGCTGAAATTGAGCCTCTATTGGTAATTTTGTTGCACACGGTATCACAGTCTGAAAATCTGCAGCattaaattctctctctctttgctctctGCTTCCTAGGCAATTATCATATTACTTTACAAATTGAATCAAGGAGCTATTGCATGtaataaatttgttaaaaaaagcaTGCATGTTCTTGATCCTTTGTGTATTTCTCATCCCGGTCCAAAAGTGGTGATCGAAATAAACTGAAATCCATAAATGACGCTCTTCAAATAGCTCTAAAAAATGGGACACAATTCAAAAATCAGATAAGAAAATGAACCGAAAGTTATACTCATTTGAACCGAAAAAATAACAACATGAATTAATTCGAATGAAATCACGGTTACCTGAAAGTCACTTATTGCCTTCAACACCATACTTCatgagaaaatcattccaatttctGTCAAATACATCTTTCGTAaacgagttccaaacaacatgactCATCACTTGTTCGATTTCTTCGTGTCTCTtgtagccatttaatttacttAGGATCTTCTTCATGATATGCCAAATATACCAccagtgaattgttgttggcatataAGTCTCAATagccctttgcatcgatgcatattGATAGGTAAGAATCCCTTTTGGCATCTTTCCTCCCATGCAATAAAGCCAACattcaaataaccatttgaatgattgaatatcctcattttttttatcaaaccacatccaagaagtgttgactgaccgtggtgattcacaccGACAAAAAGAACCAAAAACCAAATTGTATCTGTAGTAGACACTAGAAGGAAAATCCGTTATGAACCAAAACTAGTTATGCATATGAACCGAATAGTATATCACAATGAACCGAAACTAGAACGAAAAAAATTACCTGTTTGTGTTGTAAGTCGTATCAAATGAAACATCTCTAAAATACTCATACGCAGTCTTACTTTTGTATTAGCCCAAAATGCATTTTTTATAGAGTGATCAACTTCAAGGttaagctcaaaaaagaaattttgatttcttctctttcattcttaataagtactTCCCAAATTTTTTGGCATTATCTTGTTCAGAGACATTTTGTACCTTTcttgtaatgtaattcctcatatctttttcaataaaacttaGTTCACGATGATCACCCACTACTGCTACAAATGACTAATATGTTTTACTTGATATGATTTCAGCTTCcttgatatttttaatggtacAACATACAAATATGCTTAACTCCTTGTGTTGTTTAAGCATCTCCGCTTGATCTGGACGGCAAAGATGTGAATGATTCAGAACAACTTTAGAAATGATCCAAAGACCAACGTCCTTTAATATATGTACATAAATCCTGGCTGGACCGTTTATTCCAGCTAAGGGGTTTGTCTTCAGAGTTAGAGATATCTTGGATTTTCATTTCTCCCCTCCGAGTGGTGTTTCTTATTTTCGTAGAAAAACTAACAAGTTTGGAATAATCTTTGTAGAACTTTCCAGTTTCTTCAAGTATCTTGAAAGTCATCCCAACCTTTGGGACAAATTGTTCATCGACAATACACCTGGATTACAAAATGAACCGAAATATTATCATACACAAGACCATTGTGTAAtaacaaatgaaccgaaaattgtGTATTATATGACTTCAGAAACTCTGCATTCTATctaaattcaaattcataaacaaaattgGTTTTAGCAAAGAaggataaaattattaattatcactttattcaattatattctattctatttaattcaaaattgttGAAGAATGAACCGAAATATTATAATAACAAGATCATTGTGTAATAACAAATAAACCGAAAAATGTGcattattcaaattcagaaaCTCTTGCATTCTATccaaattcaaattaataaacAACACTGATTTTAGCAAAGAAGGGTGAagttattcattatcactttattcgaTTGTATTCCATTCAAATCAAAATTGTTGAAcaatgaaccaaaaatattatcATAACAAGATCATTGTGTAATAACAAATAAACCGAAAAAATGTGATTATCAAACTTCGTCCACTTGTTTTGATAAGAATAATACATTCGATTCAGAAGAATAATACATTGTTCGATTCAACGTAAATGCATATTGAAAtctaaagagaaaaagaataaaatcagAGGAGAACACAACGAAATCAAAAATCTAAAGAGACTCGAACTCAAAATctctaagtgaaaatgaaaaaaatatgccATTTAAACTACCGCATGTccacatttattattttaaaaatttttattaatattttttataaagacTAATCtgtctaaaaatataaatttttaaaaatttatttgtcactttattctaaaatttatttcaaattcataagataaaaatTCGGTATGATGGGGATGGCGAATAGAGTAAAAGATAACCTTAGTTTACACGCCAAAAACAGAGAACGGAATTAACTACGTGAACTCTATATAACGACTAAACTATAGCGGTAGGTTCAACTTccagtttcgaaaatcacaagtACACTGTACACAAGTACACAACacaatcacaaacacaagtacaataaattaataaactatCATCGATAATTGATTTCTTCAGGATCTTTCATTCGAATCCgataaaattagaaagaaaaaaccGAATGTTCTAATTTacttcttaaataaataaatttataaatagaaaACTCTTGAGagtcaataattttttatattttaagttattatttaactagcataatattaaattatttttaataaataaattttattaatttatgtatataaattctaaaaattatagatataaactatattaatttataagtataaattttaataaatattagatatatattttttatatgtaaaatttttataaatatagatataatttATTGCTCataaaatactaacaaaaaaaataatatttactgtGCATGACTGCATGTAacatcattttttatatattttataaatatttaaacaaATAACACATATATTATTATGCATAGACATTGACACGGATATCGAACACAACATGACACGCTATACATGGGACATGCagacaaataaattttaaaattttataaaatacgcATAtacggtatatatatataaaataaaaaatattttagataaattataatgatattttgatattttattaatattaaaatataaaataattttttaaatatttttaatatctttttttaattattaatagtatttaaaatattattattttaataaataatataataatatattctaaactcatctaaaaaatatatgttaagaataaagtTGGACATGCTAATATACAATGACATTTAAATATATCTAAGTGTgtccaaatttttatttatttattattaacacAATTATATCCCATACGCAAACACAATAACTCATGGAAACATACATACTTCATAACACATGCATATAcatttttactaatttaaaagttaaaaataactGAAATAGTGTCGTTAAAAATATCCATAGGTTTGATTGAGACCTCAACTGACATCTGTCTCACCAGCTTAGCTTCACATTTCCATCTTCGGCTTCTCAATTCTCATCCATCTACTGATCTACCCCTCCCCACTCGTCCCTTCTTCTCACTACTCAATTCTTTACTTCTCACTCTGATCTTACAACACGCTTCAGACGCTCTCTCACACTTCACCGCGTGGCCCCAATAACCTTCCTTAACTTCATCATTTCCAAACACCCAATCACACTCTCTTCTTAACACCCTTCCAACCGCAAAATAACACACGTAATTCACTTACACCGTTTCCCATGTCCATCACTCTCACTATTACAAGCTCCAAACCCTTATAATTTCACTCCAATCTTCTGATTTTTGTTTTCAGAAACCTAAAAATGGCTCCATCTCTCACTTCCCGCCACGTCTTGCTCCCCCTCACCGTCCTCGTCATCCTCTGCGCTCACGCCCACGCTGTTCGCTTCTTCTCGCACTCTTTACCTTCTTCCGATCTGCTTTCTGATGGTCTTCCAGAACCTTCTTCTTCTGATGAGAAGGGGAGCCTCATTCGGCTTCCGACAGCGTCATCATTCAGGTTCCTGCGTGCTGCTGAATCCAAGTGCGAGCAGACGTACGGGTTCTTACCGTGCACCACCACGGTGCTTGGGAACTTGTTCTTGATCATAGTTTATGGCTTCCTTATGTACACCGCTGCTACCTACTTGTCCACTGGGAGTGAGCTCTTGCTTGAGATCTTGGGCCCTGGAATCGTTGGTGGCTTGTTCCTTCCAATTCTTGGTGCTTTACCTGATGCCATGCTCATTCTCGGTAAGATACTTTTCTTTCGTTAATTGGGAAATGAAATGAAAATGTCACTGTACTTTGATTCGATGTTTTGACTTGATCTGACTAAAAATGCGCGAATTTCGTGAagctttaatttttcatttttttaatattgaattttgtgtaAGTTTTGTTCCTTTTTCAACTTGTTGCTGATTTGAGTATGATTCGATTCATATAGATTTTTCTGCATATTTTCTGATTGCCACGTAAGCATATATATGTGACGGACAATTCACTAGAACTGATGTGTACCTTGCAATTTTCTTTGATATTGTGGGGTTTTGGAAAAAGAATTTCTGGGCAAGTTTTTGAGATTTAAGATGCAGCAGTTTAGAATTTTGTATTTCTCTTAAGCTTTACGGGTAAAGTGATTGATGTGGAGCTTGATGACTTTAGCATTAAGAAGTTTTGAGATTGGTTTGAACActgtttttggtggttctttttttttctgaCCCCTCCGAATTGTTAAGGTGAGTTGTTCCTTTTCGAATGTTTCCTTTTGATCCCTACCTGTTTGAGAAGAATATGAACCTCATTGTTCGCCGTAAATGATAAGTGTCTTTACTTTTTGGCTGTTTGGTATCTTTTGAGGCACTTGTAAAATCACATCTCATTATCTAAACCCAGTGGATAtctctttttcttgatttttagTCACGAATTAGGATGGATTCTGCGGCAGTGCCACCCCTCTTTCGGCCTTCCTAGGATTCTTTAGCATTTTGTTTATGATATTTTCACTCTATATTATTTATCTGAATTTTGTGTCTCCAtacccttttttttttggtgggGGGCGCTTTCTTTTTCATACGCTCTTTCGTGTTTCAGTGTGAACCCCACACCTTTGTCTTCATGTGTTATGACTTGTCCTTTTTTTTTATCTGTTTGAAAACCACTAGTCTTGGATGCATATTTTCTCGTTCCTATAGTATGCTTTTCTTTTTAAACCTCTATACTTGTTGGCTGGTGCTTCTATAGCCGAGTCAATAATTACTTTTGTCATGTTCATGGTGTCCAATTGATAGCAGCTGCCGGTTGAAGCTGATTAGGAGCAGGTTATTCTGGAAAATTTATATCTaatatttatcttaaaaatttaaattgagagGGAGAATGAGTAAATGTGATGATGACTTTGAATAGCTTTACATTAATGAATGTTATTTTACATCGACTCTTTTTAGTTGCTTTATGACCAAATTATATGGATCTTGATGCCCTACTTTGACATTGTATTATGCTTGAATGCATTAGCTTTCCACTTGTCTTTGTTTTCTTATACACCTGATAAGGGATATTCAAAAATAACATTTGATGCATGAGATGCATCTCGTAAGGAGTACATCAAGTTTTATGTTTGAGAAAGTTTGAAGGGCTAAACACATTTGAGTTTTGAATGATGCTTTGGCAGTTACTTTAACTTCATCATGTTTATTTACCAGTTAACAGTGCgggaatttattttaaattcagaCTCCTGAGTTATTAAATTAAGTGCAGTTCAGCATTGGCTGTCAGAGGCAGAAAAAGTCGAATTTAAGATATTCATGGTTTAGCTAAGTAGTACAGCTGTTGCATTTAGATGTctctttttgtattttgtttgcgTTGGAAGAAATAGTTAGTTATATGATCTCTCTTATCTTGTAACATTATAGTTGCTTTGGATTTACCAATCTATTGAAATTCCAATTTTTGTGACGTGTATTAATTTGCACCACCCTCTCCTCCCCACCCTTCTCTGTTTTGACTTCTACTCTGACTACTTTTGTTTTCTACAGTGTCTGGGCTTTCAGGTAGTAAAGAAACTGCTCAAGACCAGGTCTCTGTTGGAATGGGCCTGCTAGCTGGGTCAACTGTGCTGCTTCTGACTATAATATGGGGTACCTGCGTAATTGTCGGCAAGTGTGATCTGGTGAATTCAGTTGCATTGGATTCAGTAGACACGCGGGGATACAGTTTAACTGGTATATCTATTGATATTGTtcgatatttaattttttgtagtATTGAGAGTTACTGGAGTAAACTTTTCTTTGCTCAGAATATTCCAGTATATCTTTGAAATGACTAACTTAGTAATGAAAGCAAGTACCTTTCTTCCATCATTTTGGATCAAGGATTCATAACGCTTTCAAGTTTCGAAGAACTGGATTTGTGCACTGGCAATTGTTGTTGTTGACATTATAGGCTAGAGTACTTTTGAACTTTGTGAAGGATGCTGGTTGAAACTATAAATATAAAATGCGGTTCatggttttcttatttatttattatttcttcaaAACCATGATGTATGTGCATGTGCAATAATGCTGTTTTGTTGCCAGTCCTGAAGATATAATTCTTTTGGATCCTTGGTCTAATAAGATCTTGATGTGCAGGTTCTGGTGTTAGTACCGACATTTGGACCAGTTACGCAGCAAGGATTATGATTATATCTGTACTTCCGTTTTTGATTGTTCAATTACCACAACTTCTCCATTCATCATCAGGAAGGCACTTGGCTGTTTTGATTGCTCTTATTGTCTCTTTGTTGTTACTAGCTTCTTATTGCTTTTATCAGGTAATTTTTTCTTTCATGTTGTACTTGTGCTTGCTTGCTTAAATACGTGTCTTGTGATTGATATGATAGCAGTTTGATCATGGTAATACATATTTTAGCATTTTCATTAAACTGTATGTTGGATGAATATTTGATCCTTGTTGTTATAagattcttttccttttttcccgCTTCATTTATAGGAATTAAGAAATAGAATCTTTTTTGCAGGTTTTCCAACCCTGGATACAGAGGAGGAAACTTGAATATGTTAGGCACAAGCATGTTATTCTAGGACTTTTGAGACATTTGAAGCAGCGTGCATTGGGAAGGCTGCTCAAAGAAAACGGTGAACCTGACAGAGAAATTATTAGAAAGTAAGGCTCTTTACCCTTTTTGCATTGACTTAAGCATGTTAGTTTTAAAGGAGCTTGTTGAAATTCTTTCCCAATTGTGGTTTCACTGACTTCTCAATGATATATGCAGGTTGTTTACAACAATCGATGAAAACAGTGATGGGAATCTTACTCATGGTGAATTGAGGGCACTAGTTGTTGGAATTCAATTTGAGGAAGTTGACCTGGATCATGATGATGCCGTAAAAAGAATAATGAATGACTTTGATACTTCACGCAATGAACTTGTAGATGAAGAAGAATTTGTTAATGGCGTCTGTAGATGGCTTGACAGAGCCAGGGGTTCTCGACCTGCGTCTGGTGATGCTGGCCCCCACACAGTGAAATTTTTAAGCAATTTTCACAATGTTAGTTTTGCAATGCTCGAGTTCACGATGTTATCACTTCCTGGGTTTATGATTATCTGACTGCGATTTTCTTTACAGGAAACAAAGAGGGAACATGATCTCCTGGATGTGAGTGGTCAAAATGAAGAAGTTTCTGAAGGTGTTGAGAAATCAAAATGGACTACAGTCAAGTCATTGCTGTTTTTATTACTGGGAACTGTTATCGCTGCTGCATTCGCTGATCCTCTGGTTGATGCAGTCGACAACTTTTCCGATGCTACAAGTATTCCtgctttcttcatttcttttattGCTCTGCCTTTGGCAACCAATTCAAGCGAAGCAGTTTCGGCAATTATTTTCGCTAGTCGCGATAAGAGACAAACTGCCTCATTAACATTTTCAGAGGtttgttttcttctttcaaaCTCATCATCTGTTTTGGATCACTACTCTAGTATGTTTGGATTTGTTCTTTGGCTCAAATGACTAATTTGCCGCAACGTAATCAAACTTAGAAGTCCACCTAAATACTTAGCTCAGTTCAATTTTACCTGTAAAATTGTAAAATCGATTGGGTACTTGTACGAGTTTAATAGTCAACATGAAAGTTTGTTAACCTTGCTAAACAACATGAGAGAATTACCTTGCTATTTTGGAATATATTCGGAAAGATCATAATCACTTCAATTTGGCTATTTCCATAATCTTGATGCTGATTTTATACTCATCCAACGTGCATTTCTTTGATTTTACATTGCATTATATATACGTTGCAAAGCTTTTCTTCTACTTTGAACTAACAacttattatttatttcaattgtgACTTTCGCAGATATATGGTGCAGTGACAATGAACAATGTGCTATGCCTATCAGTGTTCTTAGCATTGGTCTATGTAAGAGGATTGACATGGGATTTCTCTTCAGAAGTTTTGGTGATTCTTGTTGTTTGCATTGTGATGGGTGTACTTGGCAGCTTCCGTACATGCTTCCCTCTATGGACAGCCATAATAGCTATCCTCCTTTACCCTTTCACCCTGGCATTAGTCTATGTTCTTGATTATGTCTTTGGTTGGTCATAGTCCCATAGACACCAAAattgttgtttttctttgttaatgATAATGCTGTTATGGCTCTTAACCCTTTTTTGGGTTGTGTGGATATTATAGTTCTGAGGGATACTATTATGGGATTGACTTCCATTGTGAATGGCTGAGAGGGTGAAGTTTTTGGCCCatctatataataaataattattagacTTGATTGAAATTActctagaattattattattattattattatcattgttgTTAAACTCTCGAGTTAACTCGTAAATTCGTACGACGAGTTTACGAGTTTAGATATGGAATCGAGTTGACTCGGGCATAGACTCTATCCTGAGTAAACTCAGCTAGACTCGGATAAATTCGGACAAACTCGTGAGTCTAAGACCGAGTTAgcgagtttgtgtttttcttcatttttgctcAAAAAAGCGTCATTTTAAAACCAAAAGAACACTTTTTATTAGGGTTACGATAACACTCCCAAACAATGAAAGAAAACTCACTCACAACTCACTCATCTGCGTCATTTCTCTCAAATCTCACTTTCTCCATGTACTGCTGCAGTCGCCGTTCCTCGTCGAGCTGCCGTTGTTCACCTGCGTCTGCTATCTCTGCTCTGATTTGCGCCATTGTCTTTGTGAATTTTACCTATGTTGCCCTCTGTTTTGCATTTCTTCACATCTCCACTATCCGCAACTCCATCGTGTTATCACCGTTCACGAGTTCGACTACTTCTCCTACAGTCCTATCGCTGCTCTGGTTGCATCGTTGTGAAATCCATGACTATTTGTTGCCATCGTTTCGTGCTGCTGCTGCACCCTCACCACCGCTGCCTGTTGTACCATTGTCTTCATTGTCTTCGATTTGCTGCTGCTGAGACTTTGCCCCTTCTTTTCTTCTGTATCCTCTATTTTTTGTGTCTTTTGCCCTCTCTTTGAGCCTTTGCTTCttggtttagtttttttttttttaattttattgcttctaaTTTTAGCCTATTGCTTATCGTTTATGTTAGATGGCCAGATGGTTCATCTATTCATGGctgattagtaattaattatttattaattaattatttttattatagttaatttgattatttgatattgttcaatgttcaattaaaaatttagtattacagatttagaatttttaattttgtgtgttctatgttgtatttgtataagaataattatagaggatttgaatgtgtattttaaagtatttgttataatgtatgctattattttaatttattatgtgctttaagattgatattattaattttgaagggTTAGAATTGAGTAAATATACATTatgtatgatatatatatatatatatatatatatatatatatatatatatatatatatatatatatatatatatatatataaacttcatAACATGTGAACCCGTACGAGTCTACGAGTTAACTCGCGAGTCGAGTCTAGGTCAGCTCCACGAGTTTACttagactcgcgagtttgacaaccttgattattattattattattattattattattattattattattattattattattattattattttctggtTTTGCCAACTCTAATTGATTATTGTGTTTcaaaaagtattattaaaaaatattactagaatataaaaaaatatgactttaattttattaacacTTATATAACTACGGTAGTCACTATAAATATAAACATATTAAAATCTATCATATAAGAGAAAGTATTGAGAaccaatattaat contains:
- the LOC112772520 gene encoding sodium/calcium exchanger NCL; the protein is MAPSLTSRHVLLPLTVLVILCAHAHAVRFFSHSLPSSDLLSDGLPEPSSSDEKGSLIRLPTASSFRFLRAAESKCEQTYGFLPCTTTVLGNLFLIIVYGFLMYTAATYLSTGSELLLEILGPGIVGGLFLPILGALPDAMLILVSGLSGSKETAQDQVSVGMGLLAGSTVLLLTIIWGTCVIVGKCDLVNSVALDSVDTRGYSLTGSGVSTDIWTSYAARIMIISVLPFLIVQLPQLLHSSSGRHLAVLIALIVSLLLLASYCFYQVFQPWIQRRKLEYVRHKHVILGLLRHLKQRALGRLLKENGEPDREIIRKLFTTIDENSDGNLTHGELRALVVGIQFEEVDLDHDDAVKRIMNDFDTSRNELVDEEEFVNGVCRWLDRARGSRPASGDAGPHTVKFLSNFHNETKREHDLLDVSGQNEEVSEGVEKSKWTTVKSLLFLLLGTVIAAAFADPLVDAVDNFSDATSIPAFFISFIALPLATNSSEAVSAIIFASRDKRQTASLTFSEIYGAVTMNNVLCLSVFLALVYVRGLTWDFSSEVLVILVVCIVMGVLGSFRTCFPLWTAIIAILLYPFTLALVYVLDYVFGWS